One segment of Coffea arabica cultivar ET-39 chromosome 7c, Coffea Arabica ET-39 HiFi, whole genome shotgun sequence DNA contains the following:
- the LOC113700132 gene encoding uncharacterized protein has product MALLGDDGRGYELARKLESHGVWRTWLGESLHSSFVHFLASPSAWEAFMRADYPADSSTSSSSSATAAVDSLKTRALLHLQLRARALLFDKASISLFLRSPNNNPQLLSPSSSSNAISKLSPNYLQLHGDDVYFTLEEAAQRSDSVLASSTNATASKSKSSFGVGSRHTESEIGSLPQRFKFDELPETWYAQFFEKYRASKSYRLSFGDQETEKRTPEHMYNYLRVAENHKRKRVAFKVDQNIGVGNSMLDSGSNMLLTSIVEDNNALDDEAPFFPETMFSMNCVPDSAVLQKHRVSLNVKVEFNGILDTLPQIVTKSPIMIERLGIRPEYLSMDPKGNQNRGRIGYDGRGKLLGQEQASQLSQKVIARFLSKVGFEGSSEMPLEVLSQLLSSRVCKLGCTLKLLADSYRKQCSVMELLKMFLHTTGYSNLVVLSELVKDATRNPVPQTQQQVQGFQLQLQSQNQGPIRPSQQIPRQMLPQLQQMINSQNLAFQQHQQWERMRRRQQSTPRPGMNMNINMDKDRPMVEVKVENPSDFPMDNNTFATINSRHSQLQPFRQQQIAAMTSFQTSNQFRPMSSPQIPQMQSPNMGMARAPPVKVEGFQELMGGDATLKHDSEENKLTSPAK; this is encoded by the exons ATGGCTTTGCTGGGAGACGACGGCAGAGGCTACGAGCTAGCTCGGAAGCTGGAGAGCCACGGCGTATGGCGCACGTGGCTCGGCGAATCCCTCCACTCCAGCTTCGTTCACTTCCTCGCTTCTCCTTCGGCTTGGGAAGCCTTCATGCGAGCTGACTATCCCGCCGACTCCTCAACCTCCTCCTCGTCCTCCGCCACCGCCGCCGTCGATTCGCTTAAAACTAGGGCGCTGCTACACCTCCAGCTCCGAGCACGAGCTCTCCTTTTCGATAAAGCCTCAATTTCTCTCTTCCTCCGATCTCCTAATAATAATCCTCAGTTATTATCACCTTCATCGTCCTCGAATGCAATCTCGAAACTGAGTCCAAATT ATTTGCAGTTGCACGGTGATGATGTGTATTTCACTTTGGAGGAAGCTGCTCAACGGTCGGATAGTGTTCTTGCTTCTTCTACAAATGCGACGGCATCAAAG aGCAAATCATCTTTTGGTGTTGGATCGAGACACACTGAATCAGAAATTGGTTCTTTGCCCCAAAGGTTCAAGTTCGATGAATTACCTGAAACATGGTATGCTCAGTTTTTTGAGAAGTATAGAGCAAGTAAATCATACAGACTATCCTTCGGAGATCAGGAAACAGAAAAAAGGACTCCTGAACATATGTATAATTATCTTAGGGTTGCGGAAAATCACAAGAGAAAGAGAGTTGCTTTCAAGGTAGATCAGAACATTGGTGTTGGCAATTCCATGTTAGACAGCGGGTCAAACATGCTGTTAACCTCAATAGTGGAGGACAACAATGCACTTGATGATGAAGCACCGTTTTTCCCTGAAACTATGTTTAGTATGAATTGTGTTCCAGATAGTGCTGTCTTGCAGAAACATAGAGTTTCACTGAACGTAAAAGTGGAGTTCAATGGGATTCTAGACACCTTACCTCAGATCGTTACCAAGAGTCCTATCATGATTGAAAGGCTAGGTATCAGACCAGAATACCTAAGTATGGATCCGAAAGGAAATCAAAATCGTGGAAGGATTGGTTATGATGGGCGTGGGAAACTTCTGGGTCAGGAGCAAGCATCACAGCTATCACAGAAAGTGATAGCTCGTTTCCTATCTAAAGTTGGTTTTGAAGGTTCCTCAGAAATGCCACTGGAAGTTTTGTCTCAGTTATTAAGCAGTCGTGTATGCAAATTAGGTTGTACATTAAAGCTACTTGCTGATAGCTACAGAAAGCAATGCTCAGTCATGGAGTTGTTAAAGATGTTCCTTCACACAACTGGATATAG TAATCTTGTGGTACTGTCTGAGCTTGTGAAGGATGCTACCAGGAATCCTGTACCGCAAACTCAGCAACAAGTACAGGGATTTCAGTTGCAATTGCAATCACAGAACCAAGGACCCATCCGGCCATCGCAGCAG ATTCCAAGGCAAATGCTTCCTCAGCTTCAACAGATGATTAATTCCCAGAATCTGGCTTTTCAGCAGCATCAACAATGGGAGAGAATGAGAAGACGACAGCAGTCAACACCTCGTCCTGGTATGAACATGAATATAAATATGGACAAGGATAGGCCTATGGTGGAAGTCAAGGTTGAAAATCCATCTGATTTCCCAATGGACAATAATACCTTTGCCACAATCAATTCCCGGCATTCCCAGCTGCAGCCGTTTCGTCAGCAACAAATCGCTGCTATGACATCTTTCCAAACTAGCAATCAGTTCAGGCCCATGTCTTCGCCTCAAATTCCTCAAATGCAGTCCCC GAACATGGGGATGGCTAGGGCTCCTCCTGTAAAGGTTGAAGGCTTTCAAGAATTGATGGGTGGGGATGCTACACTTAAACATGATTCGGAAGAAAACAAACTAACATCACCGGCCAAATAG